In Tautonia rosea, the genomic window ACCGAATTTTTTCCGCATGCCGACGAACCTCAGCAAAGTCGGGGCCACTGACGGCGACCTCGACCGGGGTAGGGGAGCCGAAACTCATTACATCACTGACAAGATCGGCCGGTTCAAACGAAAAGGCGACCGATGGCATTTCGGCGTTCAGTCGCTCCCGGAGTCTGCGTTTCAACTCCTCAATCGTGACGCCGGATTGTTGGTTCAGAGCCACTCGGAGCATCGCCTCTTCCGGACCCCCTGTCCATTGATAAATGGCGTTAATTGGATAGCTTGAAGGAATCAAGCCTGCGTAACCGACCGAGATCTCAATCTCGTCGCGGCCCACTTCGTCTTCAAGAGTCGCGAGGACGTCTCGGATGATCTGCTCGGTTTTCTCAACGCGGGTGCCAGCGGGCGCCTTCAACCTTAGTTGGAACCGTCCCGCATCAACGCTTGGGAAAATTTCCAGACCGAGTTGACGGCCCAGGCCATAGGCGACCAATCCGGTGCCGACAAGGTAGATGACGACTACGGCGGGGGCAATTCGAGTCAGACTTCGGACCAACTCTGCATAGCGGTTAGCGAAGCGGTCAAACAGGCTTAGACGTGAAGACTGAGAATGGGCCTCTCCTCCGTCTTGTCTTCGGACAATCCAGGTCGTCATCACAGGGACAAACGTGCTGGAGAGAATATACGAAGCGATCATCGCAAAGCCAACCGCCAGCGACATTGGGACAAAGAGCGCCCGAGCCGCCCCTTCCATGAAAAACGATGGAATGAAAACAGCCAGAATACAGAGCATGGCGAGTAACCGAGGCAAGGCCGTTTCCAAGGTTCCACGTTTCACCGCGGTTGCCAGGGAGGGGTCTTTCCTCATCCTGACGTGGATATTCTCAATCGCAACCGTTGATTCATCAACCAGCACCCCGATGGACAGGGCTAGTCCTCCCAGTGTCATCAGATTCATCGTCTGACCAGTCAGCCAGAGCGCGAACAATGCAGCCGCGATGGCGATCGGGATATTCAGGACGATGACCAACGCACTTCTCCAGTCCCTCAGAAAGATCAGGACCATTACCCCGATCAATCCAGCTCCGAGTAAGCCTTCGACCCCGACCGACTCGATCGCATTGGTCACGGTTGGAGACTGATCGAACTCGAAACTCACTCGAATATCGTCGGGCAAAACGGCTTGCATTTCCGGAAGAGCGTTCTTCACATTTCGGACGACAGAGAGAGTGGACGCCTCGGCCCGTTTTGTTACGAGGATGTATACGGCTCGCCTTCCATCAACAAGTGCATAACCGACAGTGAGATCGCTTGCATCCTCAACTGTCCCAACATCGCGGAGGTAGATTGTCGGATCAGCTCCGGGTCGGATAGGAATGGTCAGCAATTCCTTGATATCCTTGACCAGTGAATTAACTGGCACGATGGGCATCTCATCGTCAATCCGGATATTGCCCGAAGGACTGATGACATTGCCAGAAGTGAGTGCGCGGATCACTTCATCGGGAGACATCGAATACGACCGTAGACGTTCAGGATCGAGTCGGATGACCACACTTCGCTGGCTTCCCCCGAATGGAGGAGGAGCTGAGACTCCCGTCAAGGCCGCAAACATGGGCCGAACCCGAAACAATGCCTGGTCCTGAATGTCTCCAATCGTCCGACTTTCACTCGATAGAACCAGGTAGCCCACCGGTACACTTCCGGCGTCGAACCGGGTGATGAAGGGAGAGACGGTCCCAGGAGGCATGAAGGCTCGCGATCGAGTCACATAACCAATCGTTTCTGCCATTGCCTGGGCCATATTCGTCCCAGGATGGAAAAAGAGCTTCATGATGGCCATTCCCTGCACATTCTTGGATTCCACATGGTGAATTCCATTGATGTACAGGAAGTGGTATTCGTAGTAATTCGTGAGCAACCCTTCCATCTGCGCCGGGTCCATGCCTCCATAAGGCTGGCAGACATAAACCACAGGCAAATTCAAATTTGGGAAGATATCGATCGGCATTCGGACCGCCGCGAGCACACTTCCCAGGACCACAGCAACGATCGCTACCATGACCGTAAACGGGCGTTGCATCGAGAAGGCAATCGGGTTCATGAAAGAGTTGCTCGTGCAGGCAGAATCGGCGGGGATCGGGGGAGAACGACGGACGTCGGCGCATGCTCATTCGTCGCGATCCGAAACGCTAGGATCATGAGTCGTGTCATCCGGGAGTTGATCGTGCAACACTTCGGAAACCAGTTCGCGAAGCTTCGCCTTGGTCTCCTCGAGCGCCTGGGCTCCCTCCGAAGTTGCTCGATAATATTTTCGTTGCTTCCCATTGACCGTTTCGACGGAGACGGTCAGGAATCCGGCTTCGAGCATCTGGTGAAGCATCGGGTAGAGCGTTCCTGGACCAACCTGATAGCCATGCCGATTCAATTCCTCAATCATTTCTGCGCCAAAGATTGGTTCCTTCACGGCGTGATAGAGAATGTGCATCCGAACAAAACCACCAAAAAACAGCCTGGTCAGTAATTCGCTCATGGCATCGCACCTCGATATTGACTCCCGATCCTATCCGTACAAGAATCTGAGTCGCAAGGGGCCGTTGCGGTTGGAGATGGAATGACCCCGGTCGAAAACGAACGAATCACACATGGAGGGTGACCGATGCAGAATCCGCGACTCATGCTCGTTATGTGGCTTGGTCTGATCACCCCACTCATGGGAGTGGCCGAGGACAATTCAAACCAGATCGCTCGGCTTCTCAGCTTCGACGAGGTGGAAGCCCGGCTTGATGATTCGGATTTTGTGTTGCTCGATGTAAGATCGCGCGAAGAGTACAGCGCCGGGCACCTGCCCGGGGCCCTGTGGGTTGATGCCCGAGAGGTTGAACGGATGGCGGGAGAGCCAGGAGGATTGCAGGACATCGAACGATGGAAGTCCTGGATCAAGCGACTTGGACTGGCTCCGGACTCCGCCGTCTATATCTACGACGCCAACCGCCAAAAAGATGCCGCACGGTGCTGGTGGCTGCTCGGATACCTGGGTGTCGATGAAGTTGGCCTCATCAACGGCGGCTTCCCGCTCTGGCAATCCGAAGGTCGACCCGTCTCGACCGAATCCGTCAGCGTCGAACCACGAACCTTTCCAATCTCAATCCGAGATGATCGGCATGCCGATCGATCCACAGTCCTCGACGCCGTGAATACCGGCTCGGCACAGGTCATTGATGCCCGGAGCGACGGCGAATTTCTCGGCGAGGTTGCCCGGTCGAAGCGAGGGGGGCACGTGCCAACCGCTTGCCAACTCGAATGGAACACTCTGGTTGACGATGAGGGCCGATTCCTTCCTGAGGAGATAATCCGCCCCCGATTGAAGGCGATCGGGCTCGAACCAGGAAAGCCGGTGATCACCCACTGTCAGGGGGGAGGACGAGCCTCTGTCGACGCCTTTGTGCTTCAACGTCTCGGATACCCAAGTAGGAACTATTATCTTGGCTGGTCCGACTGGGGGAACGCCGAAGAAACCCCCGTTGCGACCGATTTTCGTCCTTGAATCCCCCCTTAGCCCCCTCTTCCACAACCGGGGATTATCGGCAGCGAATTGGGGGGTCGAGCTGAAACCTCGAATCGAGGGAGTGCGTTGAGAAATTCCATCGAGGACGTTATCTCGAACGACGTCGAGGAATCGATCTGTCACTACTCGGGAACCTGCCGAGACGAGAGTAGCTCCGACTCGAACTCGGACCAATCCCGAGTCTCTTCATCAAGGATCACTTCAAGACGACTATCACGGCGATACGTTGATGGTCGAAGGTGTGTTTCGTCTTTCACGCGATTGATTGCCCACCAATCATCCTCGCATCGAAATACTCCTTTGAGACGAAGAATCGGTCCGACTCGGGTGAGGAAATCGAACAGCGCGTCCCGATCGAATCGCTCGTCCGGGTGAAAGATCCACCCGCAGGCATGCTGGAGTCCATCGGAATTCTCGAATCTCCTGGGATGCCCCAGAATGGGAGGGGCGTCGATCAGGACAGTGGATGCTGAATGGCCTGACTGGTGCAACACGTCCGATGCCTGACGCTCCTGGTCATGGGCCTTCTGGAAGCGGGGAAGACGTACTCTCGATCCCTCAAGATCAAGCCAATGGAGGGGGATCTGGCCTTGACTCGTCTCCTGAACGAACAGTTTGGGCGGATCAAACTGTTCAACCCATTCTCGACACCCTCGAACGAGTGCAGGGTCTCGGGTATCGGTCCAATTGATGACGATGATGTCTGCCATCTGAATTTGATCGAAGAACATGGGGCTCGACTGGAGTCGAGGATTGGCGAAGTCCTTCGGATCGATCACGCAGAGGGTTGGGCCGAGTTCGAGAAGATGGCCAAAGTGCTCGCCGCGAAGTTGATCGATCATCGCGGCGGGATGACCAACTCCTGTCGGTTCGATGAGGAGCCGATGCGGTTTGGCAGTTCGAATCAACCGAGCCAGCAAGGGAGGCATCAGGAATGCCGTTGAACAGCACATGCAGCCCCCTCCCAGTTCGGCGATCTCAATCTCAGGATCCTGGCCTTCGTAGAGTACATGATCGACCGACACCATGCCGAATTCATTGACAAACACGGCCCAACGTTCTGCGTCGGGACGCTGTCGAATCAAGGCATTGATCGTCGTGGTCTTGCCAGTGCCAAGGAATCCCGTGATCAGGTTGGTCCGAATCCGTTGCAACTCAGCCATTGTGGTGTTGGTCCGGGTCTTTGGGGCGGACTCAAGCTTTTCAATCATCTTATGAAGATCTCAACATAATGTCATACGTATTGGACAATCAACAGAAGGCGCTGGTCAAGTGATCCGAGGCGATGGTACGGGGGTGGGGCTCGGCAGCTCGACCTGGCAAGGTTGTCAAAATGACGCAGATTGTCTGCGACCTGGGATCGGCCCAGGCAAGCGTTCCTGTTGATCCCGTGTGACCGAAGGTCTGATTGGAGCAGCCTTTTCCCCCAAGACTCGATCCAAGAGCGAAGCCGAGACCGCGAGGAGGATTCTCGTCTGCCCGTTGATTCTGGGTCATTGCACGAGCCGTTTCGGGACGGACCACCTTCCCCTCCTCAAGTAGGAATTCAGCCAGGAACCGTGCTACGTCGGGAGCCGAGGCGTGAGCCCCTCCCCAGGGGGCTCCCAGGCTTCGCCAGTAGACACTGTTCCAGTCCCAGCTGCGCGCTTTCGAATCACCCACGCCAGATTCTGGAGCCGCAAGTTCGGTTTGACACGGCGTCACGGCTTCGATCGGAAAGCGACCAAGCCCCAGGGACGAGTGCTTCATGCCGAGCGGCTGGAAGACGGTTTGATCCAGCAGAGTCGCGGTCTCGATCCCGCTGATGCGTCGAGCGATCTCGGTCGCCAGCAAGATTGCCATGCTCGAGTAGCCGTAACGCGTGCCAGGTTCGAAGAGGAGCGGGGTTCGGAGAGCCCTCTCGACGAACTCTTGTAGCGGGGCATGTCGGGCGCGGACGTCATTGTTTTCTGGAAGTTGATCGGGCAGTCCCGAGACGTGAGTCAGCAGATGGCGGATGGTAATCGTTTCCCGTCCTTGCCCAGAGAACTCCGGAAGGTACGTTCGAGCCGGGTCATCAAGAGAAAACGCCCCCTGGTCAAAGAGCGTCATGACCGCAGCCACCGCGATGGGCTTCGAGATCGAGCCCAGGAGGAACAGATCGTTGACGGACTGGGCCGTCCCGAAGTGACGGAGGAACTGCTCTTCGTGCTGGCAGACACAGAGGGTTGCTGCACTTACCTGCCCACTTGCAGTTGCCTGAGCCAGCACTTCCGCAGCGGCCTCGCGTGGGTCAGTATTCGCCTGGATTGTGGTGAGGAGCGGGAGCCCCCATGCGGCCAGCCCACCGGTCTGGAGAAGCGATCGACGTGTTACCATGGAACTCATCTCGCAGGCATCATGAAAATGATTTTGCTCTTGGTTGGGTCTCGTGTCTGTTCCGAGAAGCACGAGTCAGTCAGAGTCACACAACGGACCAAGACAGAGCCTTGAGCAAATTGAATCAGAAAGTGAATTTTCTAATAGAATCAGACATCTCCGAGTTAAAAAACCCTTTGTTTTTATGAATTTTGCAACCGTTCACCGCATTGATTCAGAATTTGGAAGGCAACCTGATTGGGGTGGTAACCGCCGGGAAGCCGGACCAGAAGTTTCCCGAGTCGATCACAAAGGTTCTTTACTTCGCTGAACGCGTGACTTGACCATCGAATGGCAAAGAGCACCAGAACGACCTCCGGACGTGAGCTCACTGGTTCGAAGGTCGCAACGGACTGGTGCTCTCGTGTTTCGATCCAGACCAATTCGTCGAGACCGAGCCCCGAAACCAGAGCGTTCTGTGCCTCAGGACGCCGATCACCTCCGATCAACACGATCGAACGCCCCGCGAGCAATCGACCGACTTCGGCAATCTCGCCTGTGGGTTTCGGAATGTGATGCGATGGACTGGAATCGTCCACACACGCCGGATAACGGTCGATTTCCCGGAGATCGAGACGGAATCCTGAAGGTAGGTGTGCCTGTTCGGGAAGCTCATCAATGATGGGCACAAGCAACTCGCGAATCGCTCGGTCACTCGGTGGGACTTCGGATTTGACTAGCTCGGTGACGATATTGATCAACACCTGCCACTCCTCCTCCTCACTTCCCTCACAGCGATTGGTTTCCTAAAGATGGCCAAGCTCTGCAAGGTGGGTCTGTTTTCTAAGGGCCATGCCTCCCGAACGTGATCGAGTTGGAATGCGATCAAGTCGTGCCGGCCAATCAAAGGGATCAGCACAGTCGTCAGCTCTCATCTAGTGTTTGAGGAAGACTCGATGCCGGGCGGCAAGCATGCGGAGCAGCTCGAAGATTGCAATC contains:
- a CDS encoding efflux RND transporter permease subunit yields the protein MNPIAFSMQRPFTVMVAIVAVVLGSVLAAVRMPIDIFPNLNLPVVYVCQPYGGMDPAQMEGLLTNYYEYHFLYINGIHHVESKNVQGMAIMKLFFHPGTNMAQAMAETIGYVTRSRAFMPPGTVSPFITRFDAGSVPVGYLVLSSESRTIGDIQDQALFRVRPMFAALTGVSAPPPFGGSQRSVVIRLDPERLRSYSMSPDEVIRALTSGNVISPSGNIRIDDEMPIVPVNSLVKDIKELLTIPIRPGADPTIYLRDVGTVEDASDLTVGYALVDGRRAVYILVTKRAEASTLSVVRNVKNALPEMQAVLPDDIRVSFEFDQSPTVTNAIESVGVEGLLGAGLIGVMVLIFLRDWRSALVIVLNIPIAIAAALFALWLTGQTMNLMTLGGLALSIGVLVDESTVAIENIHVRMRKDPSLATAVKRGTLETALPRLLAMLCILAVFIPSFFMEGAARALFVPMSLAVGFAMIASYILSSTFVPVMTTWIVRRQDGGEAHSQSSRLSLFDRFANRYAELVRSLTRIAPAVVVIYLVGTGLVAYGLGRQLGLEIFPSVDAGRFQLRLKAPAGTRVEKTEQIIRDVLATLEDEVGRDEIEISVGYAGLIPSSYPINAIYQWTGGPEEAMLRVALNQQSGVTIEELKRRLRERLNAEMPSVAFSFEPADLVSDVMSFGSPTPVEVAVSGPDFAEVRRHAEKIRSELSATPGLSDVRYGQTLDYPAVQVTIDREKAGLSGITPEEISRSLITATWSSRFVVPNYWPDPKSGIGYQVQIEIPYQEMTSLDDIRTIPIRQAQGNGVPLLLRDVASVERSSVPGQFDRYNMKRTLTLTANLDGMDLGRASAAVDRAIERAGEPPKGVTVAVRGQLVPLREILSGLAVGLGMSVLVILLVLTANFQSVRLALVAVAAGPAVIAGVVVGLRMTTTTINIQSFMGTIMVFGVAVSNAILLVTFAERSRIVDRLSAQDAAVAGARGRLRAILMTSGTMIVGMLPMASGIGDGGDQTAPLGRAVIGGLSFATLSTLFVLPSVFTLIQGRVGRDSSSLDPDDPESPHFVRIPSSHLSSTLQEGVASPEVRESTLSPSFPPQGDVTAKPNSQAPIPDPRSETKGDTGATS
- a CDS encoding PadR family transcriptional regulator, whose protein sequence is MSELLTRLFFGGFVRMHILYHAVKEPIFGAEMIEELNRHGYQVGPGTLYPMLHQMLEAGFLTVSVETVNGKQRKYYRATSEGAQALEETKAKLRELVSEVLHDQLPDDTTHDPSVSDRDE
- a CDS encoding sulfurtransferase, whose translation is MQNPRLMLVMWLGLITPLMGVAEDNSNQIARLLSFDEVEARLDDSDFVLLDVRSREEYSAGHLPGALWVDAREVERMAGEPGGLQDIERWKSWIKRLGLAPDSAVYIYDANRQKDAARCWWLLGYLGVDEVGLINGGFPLWQSEGRPVSTESVSVEPRTFPISIRDDRHADRSTVLDAVNTGSAQVIDARSDGEFLGEVARSKRGGHVPTACQLEWNTLVDDEGRFLPEEIIRPRLKAIGLEPGKPVITHCQGGGRASVDAFVLQRLGYPSRNYYLGWSDWGNAEETPVATDFRP
- a CDS encoding CobW family GTP-binding protein, yielding MIEKLESAPKTRTNTTMAELQRIRTNLITGFLGTGKTTTINALIRQRPDAERWAVFVNEFGMVSVDHVLYEGQDPEIEIAELGGGCMCCSTAFLMPPLLARLIRTAKPHRLLIEPTGVGHPAAMIDQLRGEHFGHLLELGPTLCVIDPKDFANPRLQSSPMFFDQIQMADIIVINWTDTRDPALVRGCREWVEQFDPPKLFVQETSQGQIPLHWLDLEGSRVRLPRFQKAHDQERQASDVLHQSGHSASTVLIDAPPILGHPRRFENSDGLQHACGWIFHPDERFDRDALFDFLTRVGPILRLKGVFRCEDDWWAINRVKDETHLRPSTYRRDSRLEVILDEETRDWSEFESELLSSRQVPE
- a CDS encoding serine hydrolase domain-containing protein, which gives rise to MVTRRSLLQTGGLAAWGLPLLTTIQANTDPREAAAEVLAQATASGQVSAATLCVCQHEEQFLRHFGTAQSVNDLFLLGSISKPIAVAAVMTLFDQGAFSLDDPARTYLPEFSGQGRETITIRHLLTHVSGLPDQLPENNDVRARHAPLQEFVERALRTPLLFEPGTRYGYSSMAILLATEIARRISGIETATLLDQTVFQPLGMKHSSLGLGRFPIEAVTPCQTELAAPESGVGDSKARSWDWNSVYWRSLGAPWGGAHASAPDVARFLAEFLLEEGKVVRPETARAMTQNQRADENPPRGLGFALGSSLGGKGCSNQTFGHTGSTGTLAWADPRSQTICVILTTLPGRAAEPHPRTIASDHLTSAFC